TAATACCGTTGAACGTGGTTTATTTTATCAAGCCGTTCATGCTGTTCTTGAAGTTACGCTTGATGAAGAGATGGAACTCGAAGACTATCTGGGTAACTTTAATAGAATGTTTGGTGCAGAAAACATGGAGCAAGTAGTTGGCTCAGTATACGGTGAGGTTAGATTCTATGGTCTAACGCCAACCAGCATGAAATTAGAAGGTTTAGATAAACATTTAAGATTGATTGAAAGCTACAAGAAGTTGCATCAAGCACGTAAACTGGCTGCACAAAAGTAAAGGTTGAGCTAATCAAAAGCTAATTTCAACTATTGTTATTAGCTTTTAGTTTCCAATAAAGTGTCTTTGCCATTATGGATATAAGCTCGTTGCTAATTAACGAGTCTGTTACAGCGTTTCTAAGTATATCGAGTAGAAACTATCTGAAATTGAGCTTTATCATCATAGATGAATAAAACTCGACTATTATTAAGAGTAGCTTGCCAAATCTAACTTCATTGACCATTTTATATTGCTTTGAATATTGGAGTATGTCGGTGATGTTTCATTTTATTCAAAGGTCAATATCTTAAGCCTAACTCAATTGATTATTATAAGGTTTACTTCATTCTTATGAGTAGTTCTCAAAATAAAGTGCTGAGTTTCTTTGCATTGTTCTTTATTTTAATGGCCATCATTTCATTAATCGCTATTCAAAAGTTGGAATATTCAGCCTCAAGAGCGCTTGCCTCAAGAACCGCTGAAGTTCTGGCTTCAGCTATAAATCAAGCAAGAGTTTCTTACAGTGTTAATGCTGCTGCCAAAATAAGATTACACCCCGATATTCACGTTCAAGCTAATTACCGTGACCATAATCTAGCCATTCCTAACCCTGCTACTTTTGCTATTGAGTTAGGTCAGTCAATATCAAGGCCAGATGAAGGCTTCATTCTCAGTACTTACAGTAAATATCCATTTAAAGGGCGAAAAAATTCTGCGGGTCCACAAGATGACTTTCAACAATATGCACTCGAAAAATTATCAACGAAAAACAATGTTTTTGAACGAGTAGAAACACTTAATGGGCTTCCTGTTTTGCGTCGCGCTGAAGCTATCTTTATGAAGGAAAGCTGCATAGGTTGCCATAATAGTCATTTATCAAGCCCAAGAAAGGATTGGCAAGTAGGTGATGTACGCGGTGCTCTTGATATAACTATTCCATTAACCGCTGATACTGATGATGTTGCTATGACTGTTGGTTACGCTTATGTGATGTTTACCTCTTTTTCTGGGATTGGTTTATTTTGTATGTTTTTTACCTTAAAGCGATCAAATAACCTCACCAAAGAACTTGAACTGAAAGTGGAAGAAAGAACCCTGCTACTCAACGAATTAGCCTATACAGATGCGTTAACAAAAATTGCTAACCGACGGTATTTTGATGAGGTTAGTAAGGCAATGATTAATGATGTAGATCCGATACTGCCAATTGCTTTGATTTTTTATGATTTAGACTATTTCAAGGCTGTTAACGATTGTTTTGGTCATGATATTGGTGATGAGTGTTTAGTCGCTGTTGTTAATGCTGTTTCGAAGGCGCTAAGACAAAAAAGTGACTTCCACGCACGTATTGGTGGTGACGAGTTTGCTATTATCTTGAAAAATGTATCTAAGGATGAATTAGAAAAAATAATAGTACGAATTCTCGATAACATCAGATTGGTGAACATACCCAATGAACCAACGCTTTCGTTAACATGCAGCATAGGTTCAAGTTTTATCACGAAATTTAGTGAAGGGACAACTATAAATCAAGTGTTAAAAGTGGCTGATCAAGCGCTATATCAGGCAAAAAATCAGGGACGAAACCAATGGGTAAACAAAGAATTTAGCACTATTACTATGGATTAAGTCTTAAGGTTTGTCATTTTTCTTTCATCGTTAAGTCATTATTCTGCCATGTAGATTACCTAGTCTTATCTCATTTAAGTAATGAGATAAGACTGAGGCAACAAATGTTTAAAAATAATAGCTATAAAGTAGGCGTGTTAGCGCTGGCGTTATCAATGGCATTAACCGGCTGTGTTAGTGACGGTGATGATGGCGAACAAGGATTGAAGGGCGAGCAAGGAGCACCAGGTGTTGTAGGTGTTGATGGCAATGACGGTAAAAGTTTACCCCGCGATCTGAATGTTGAAGTTGTTGGCCGTTTTGCTACGGGTATTTACGGTAAAAGTGCCGCAGAAATAGTACAGTTCCATAAAAGCTCAAACGCTGCTTTTGCCATTAATGGCGCTTCCAATCAAATAGAAGTTATTAGCTTAACTAACCTTTCAACAACTGCAGTCGGTAATCCAGTTGCTGATGAAAGTTTGACTTCAAACGCTTTTATTTTTCCACTCAATGTGTCAGTAACAAACAGTGCTGGCGTTGAAAAAGACATGTCACTAGGCGCCGTTAATTCCATTGCGATTAAAAAAGACTTATTAGCCATAGCTGTTGAAGGTGAGATTAAACAAGCGCATGGCGCTATTTTGTTTTATAGCTTGAATGAACTAGGAGAAGGGACTTTTATTAAAGCGGTAGAAGTTGGTGCTTTACCTGATATGGTGACTTTTACCCCTGACGGTAGTAAAGCATTAGTGGCTAATGAAGGCGAGCCAAACACTGATTATACCAATGACCCTGAGGGCTCTATCTCCGTTATTTCTGTTGTTGATTTAATGCCTGCTAATGTTGCCAAAACAATTAATTTGAGTACAGACATCGTCTTTAGTGATGATAACTTAGTGCCCGAAGATTTTGATACCGATGCAAAGCGCTTGGCTATTTTGTCTAAAGCAGGTGTTAAGTTTGCAGGGCCAGCGGGCAATACTGTCGCTAAAGATTTAGAGCCAGAATATATTACTACCTCAAGTAACAGCAAAATGGCTTATGTATCTCTGCAAGAAAATAATGCCATTGGCATTATCAACCTTGAAGAGTTAACTATTGAAGTGAAAGCCCTCGGTTATAAAGATTGGGGTAAATACCAACTAGATTTTAGTAATAAAGATGAAGTGCCTGAGTTTAAAAGTATTCAAGGTCTTTATGGCATGTATCAACCTGATACGCTTGCATCATATACTTGGAATGACACAACATTCATCGTTTCAGCAAACGAAGGCGATGCTAGAGACTATGACGGTTTCTCTGAAGAAGTTCGCGTTAAAGATATTATTGATACTGACGAATTAAACCAAACACTCTCAAGTGAGTTACAAAGTCAATATGACGTTTCAGGGGGTAAAAATTACCTAGGACGCTTGAAAGTTACTACCGCATTAGGTGATGAAGATCAAAATGGCGAATTTGAAAAGTTATTCGCTTATGGAGCTCGTTCATTTTCTATCTGGGATAAAAATGCTAATTTAGTTTTTGATTCGGGCGATGATTTCGGCAAAATTTCTGCAGCAATAATGGGAGATAATTTCAATGCTGCTCATACAAAAAATAAAGGTGATAACCGCTCTGATGACAAAGGTGGCGAGCCTGAAGCCATTGATGTTGGTGAAATAGCGGGGAGAACTTACGCTTTTATTGCGCAAGAGCGAGCGGGTGATTTATTTGTTTATGATATCACTAACCCATTTAAAACAGCTTTTGTCACACATTACAACAACCGTGACTTTACTGTTGATTACGAAATGGATGATGATTTAGCTGACCCTTGTGATAGCAGCGAAGGTATGGATTGTACTAAGGTAAACAGTGCGGGTGATTTAGGCCCTGAAAGTATCAAGTTTGTATCGGCTATTGATAGTCCAACGAGTAAACCATTATTAATTATTGGTAATGAAGTATCAGGAACGGTTACGGTTTATCAAATCACAGAGCAATAGGTCATATAGCCGCTACCATTCAAAGTGCAAGATTTCAGTGGGAATTAAAATGACTTTAGCCAAGGAGAATAATTTAAGCATAGTCATTCTATCGTTTGATTATTTAACGCCGTATAAAGTCATTATAAACCCATCGAAGAAGCGCTTGAGAAATATCACTTCATCGTTGCAGTGATTTACAATGGAAAAACCATTACGTCATCACAGCGCCTTGAATTGAAATAGCTCAAACACTCTGAAACCTGCATATTGATTGGTAACGAGTATATAATTACCAACGAGTAGTGCAAACTATTGTAGATAAAAAGCCTGCTAAATGCAGGCTTTTATTTGGGTGAAAGTAAGTTAAGCGACCGTCATTTATAATGTGAATAAAATCAATGGCCCAGACCATTAATTTGCACCATAGAGGTGCTTTTGCCTCAAAATAAACCGCAAACTAGCTCATCGTTGTATAAATCATTTTTTAAATAGTCAAAAAATAAAAAATGTTATTGTATTATAAGGATATTTTAATTTTCTTTACCTGTTTTTTTTATGGTCTGTAATGTGCAAGATACTAATAAAAAAATGAATTCATCAATTTTTTTTCGTCGACATAAGCATTGATAAATTATTGATGTAACTTTTCAGGTTAACTTCAGGAGACATAATGGACTCTATTCTTGTAATCATCGCCATATCACTGACAATTGCTAGCGTTATAAATATTATACTAACCAAATTTTCTATTTCTCATATTATTGGCTACATTATTACGGGCACTGTGGTTAGCACTCTTTTTGACTTTAATGGCAGTAAAAATCTTCATTCCCTAGATCTCATTGGCGAATTTGGCATTGTTTTTCTCATGTTTACTATTGGTTTAGAAATGTCTTTTTCTAAATTGGATAAAATGAAAAAATTGATATTTTATAATGGCTTTGTGCAAATGGCATTCAGTGCCTTAATTATTTTTATCATAGCGTTTTATGCTTTCACTCTTGATGCGGTATCGTCACTCGTTATTGCGCTTTCATTTAGTTTGTCTTCAACGGCGATAGTATTACCTTACCTTAAAAAATCAAAAGATATTGTTACCCCTTACGGTGAAAGGTCTGTTGCTATTTTAGTCTTTCAAGATTTAGCTGTTATTCCTATTTTATTGCTGATGAGTTTCCTTTCGAATAATGAATTATCACTGACAGATGTCTTATTAAAAACATTGTTATATGCCAGCGGCATTATTATCTTCATGTTCACGATAGGTAAAAAAATTATTGCTTGGTTACTTCATTTCTCCTCTAAAGCTCGAATGGAGGAGTTGTTTTTAAGCTCTGTTTTTACAATCGTTTTAGGTGCATCATTATTTGCTCATGAAATGGGCTTTACCTATTCACTAGGCGCATTTATCGCAGGTATGATCATTGCTGAAACTAAGTTTCACATAAAAGTAGAGTCTGATATTTCTTCTTATAAAGATTTACTCTTAGGGGCTTTTTTCTTTTCAATTGGAACAAAAATTAATATTGAATATTTTATCAGCCACTTACATTGGGTGCTGGGGATTTTAGTATTGGTTATGATGATCAAAGCGATCATCATTTATATGCTGATGAGAAAGCAGCTGAATAAAAGTGACTCAATTAAGTCTGCGGTTGCTTTATGCCAAGTAGGTGAGTTTTCGTTCGCTATTTTTGCTCTGGCAATGAATCAAGATATTATTGCCGATGAATTAGGCAGTTTCCTGATATTGATTACAGTGTTATCGATGATTTTAACGCCTTTCATGGTTAATAATATTTATAAAATAGCATCAGTTTTTGTGGTCGAATACTTTGAAGCAGACAATATTGCCACGGTAAAAACTACTAATCATACTATCGTGTGTGGGTTTGCAGTTTTAGGGAGAATTGTCGCTAAAGAACTATCAAAACGTGAGGCTAAATTTTTAATTATTTCTGATAATTTACAACATGTATTACTCGCTAGAAAGCGTGGTTATGATGCCTATTTTGGACATTTAGATAAACTCCCCGTATTGGAGTCACTCAATGTAGATCAGACCAGTAGTATTATTATTACTGTTAACACATTAAAAAATAAGCAAATAATTTGTGAGTCTGTGCTTGATTACTATCCTGATGCTAATTTAGTGGTTAAAGTAAATACGATTGAAGAAAAGGCTGCTTTGGCAGATATAAATATTAGATCTTTCGTTCATGCTCAACAAGAAACTGCTGAACTTTTGGTTAAGCAAAGTATTGTTGAATTCTAAGTACTAATTTTCCCTTAAACTTTTATGAGTCTTATCAATTCTTCATGGGGTATATTGAAAAATTTGTATTGAATCTGATGTTTTTAGTGTCGACAGTCATCATTTCAGTAATACCTTCTAAAGGGCTCTGTGATGATATTAAAGGTCAATTTTCAATTCAATGGATTGGCCATCTAGTGATCGACTGAATAATAGTAATAGACAATGTAGAATCGAATAAATGGTTTGGAGATGTAGTCAAAAATATCATCATAAAACAATACGATAATTTGATTTATCTATGTTATTATCCTGTTAATTATTAATGTTATCAAGGGATAAGATGAATCATAAAACACTAATGCTAGCAATGTCGGTTAGTCTAATATTTACTGGCTGTGCAACCGTTGAGAAAAAGGAAATCCACACAACACCTGTACAAGCTCCTGCTATAAGTAAAACAATCACAGCAACTGCCGATCAAACTAAATATCTCAAAAGAAAAGTAGCGATTGGTCGTTTCACCAACGAAACAACCTACGGACAGAGCTTTTTTATTGATAGCGATAATAATCGTATTGGTAAACAAGCAATGGATATCCTTTCATCTAAATTATTTGAAACAGGTAAGTTCATCATGCTTGAGCGTGCTGACTTAAGTAAAATTGAAAAAGAACTTTCTATGTCTGGTAGTTCGGCACTAAAAAATGCCGCTGATTTTATAATTGTTGGTTCAATTACTGAGTTTGGACGCAAAGAAGTTAGCGATGTCGGGGTTTTCTCTCGTGTTAAACGTCAAGAAGCCAATGCTACTGTGAACATTCGCATTATTGATGTATCTACAGGTCAAATTATCTATTCAGAAAAAGGTAAAGGCATCGCTTATTCAGAAGCCGGTACTGTGCTCGGTGTAGGTGACAAAGCGGCTTACGATAGCTCATTAAATGACAAAGTAATAGATGTTGCTATTACAGATTTAGCCTCAAATATTGTTGAAAATATGTTAGGTAAAGCATGGCGCTCTTATGTTCTTTCTTATGATGAAGGTAATTTAATAATCTCTGGTGGTAAGTCTCAAAATATTAAACCAGGGTCAACTTTTGAAGTAGTCAAGTCAGGTAAAAAAGTTAAAAATCCACAAACAGGTATGTTTATCACCTTACCCGGTAAAACGATCGCCAAAGTTAAAGTGACTAGCTCATTTGGTGAGACACCGGAATCAGAAGTTTCATTTAGCCAAATAATTGAAGGCAACTTGGATTCCTATATCAAAGCAAATGATTATACAAATTTGTTTATTCAAGAAATTATTAAATAACAACATAAGGACATTAAAATGAATATCATTCGGACATTATTTATATTTTCACTACTGGCTATTACATCAGCTTGCAGTAGCTACAATACTTATAGTTCAGGTCAAACGACTGCTGAACCAGTATCCTATCTTTATTTCTCAGGAAATATTACTGGCGCTGAAGTTTCTATTGATGATGCCCCATCATTTATAGTGACAAAAGCCGGTCCTAAACAGCAATATAAAGTAACACCAGGTAAGCATACAATTATAGTCACTAAACAAGGTAAGGTAGTTGTTCAGCGTAACGTCTTGCTTGGTGATGGTCATGAGAAAGAAATAAATATTCCTCAATAAAAATACCAATAACAAAAATAAAAATCATCATAGGATCAACATGAAATTAGTATTAACACTTTTGATATTTACCGCTTTCCTTAGTGGCTGTAAATCAACACCACCAATGTATATGTATGAAAATTACTCTGAAAGTTTTTATGCCTTAAAAAAAGAAAGTGGTCATGAAAGTGATGCTCAATGGCAGAGTTCATTAGAAAGTATCGTTCAAAAATCAAATGCGAAAGCGGTAAGAGTTCCACCAGGAATTTACGCGAACTTAGGTTATATTCAATTAAAATCAAACAATTACCCAAAAGCGATTGAATTTTTTGAACAAGAAAAAAGTATTTACCCTGAATCAAGCCGATTTATGGAAAACTTAATTAAAAAAGCAAAAGTGAAAGGGTAATAGAAAATGAATTACATTGAAAAAATAAAAACTTCACTACTAATCCTATCTATATTATTTCTTAGTGGCTGCGTAGCGCCAACTTACATAACAAAAGGGGAAGAGTTCCCTAAAATGTACGAAGAAAAGCCACGTTCACTGCTTGTTATGCCGCCAATAAATCTAAGTACTGATGCTGAAGCAAAGGATTATTATTCAACGACTGTTGAAATGCCTATTGCTTTACATGGTTATTATACTTTTCCTTATCAACTTACTGCTGATGTATTAAGACAACAAGGGATTTATGATAGTGAGTTAGTTTATGATGTACCGCTAAATAAGTTTCATGAATACTTTGGTG
The DNA window shown above is from Colwellia psychrerythraea 34H and carries:
- a CDS encoding diguanylate cyclase domain-containing protein is translated as MSSSQNKVLSFFALFFILMAIISLIAIQKLEYSASRALASRTAEVLASAINQARVSYSVNAAAKIRLHPDIHVQANYRDHNLAIPNPATFAIELGQSISRPDEGFILSTYSKYPFKGRKNSAGPQDDFQQYALEKLSTKNNVFERVETLNGLPVLRRAEAIFMKESCIGCHNSHLSSPRKDWQVGDVRGALDITIPLTADTDDVAMTVGYAYVMFTSFSGIGLFCMFFTLKRSNNLTKELELKVEERTLLLNELAYTDALTKIANRRYFDEVSKAMINDVDPILPIALIFYDLDYFKAVNDCFGHDIGDECLVAVVNAVSKALRQKSDFHARIGGDEFAIILKNVSKDELEKIIVRILDNIRLVNIPNEPTLSLTCSIGSSFITKFSEGTTINQVLKVADQALYQAKNQGRNQWVNKEFSTITMD
- a CDS encoding CsgG/HfaB family protein, which codes for MNHKTLMLAMSVSLIFTGCATVEKKEIHTTPVQAPAISKTITATADQTKYLKRKVAIGRFTNETTYGQSFFIDSDNNRIGKQAMDILSSKLFETGKFIMLERADLSKIEKELSMSGSSALKNAADFIIVGSITEFGRKEVSDVGVFSRVKRQEANATVNIRIIDVSTGQIIYSEKGKGIAYSEAGTVLGVGDKAAYDSSLNDKVIDVAITDLASNIVENMLGKAWRSYVLSYDEGNLIISGGKSQNIKPGSTFEVVKSGKKVKNPQTGMFITLPGKTIAKVKVTSSFGETPESEVSFSQIIEGNLDSYIKANDYTNLFIQEIIK
- a CDS encoding cation:proton antiporter — its product is MDSILVIIAISLTIASVINIILTKFSISHIIGYIITGTVVSTLFDFNGSKNLHSLDLIGEFGIVFLMFTIGLEMSFSKLDKMKKLIFYNGFVQMAFSALIIFIIAFYAFTLDAVSSLVIALSFSLSSTAIVLPYLKKSKDIVTPYGERSVAILVFQDLAVIPILLLMSFLSNNELSLTDVLLKTLLYASGIIIFMFTIGKKIIAWLLHFSSKARMEELFLSSVFTIVLGASLFAHEMGFTYSLGAFIAGMIIAETKFHIKVESDISSYKDLLLGAFFFSIGTKINIEYFISHLHWVLGILVLVMMIKAIIIYMLMRKQLNKSDSIKSAVALCQVGEFSFAIFALAMNQDIIADELGSFLILITVLSMILTPFMVNNIYKIASVFVVEYFEADNIATVKTTNHTIVCGFAVLGRIVAKELSKREAKFLIISDNLQHVLLARKRGYDAYFGHLDKLPVLESLNVDQTSSIIITVNTLKNKQIICESVLDYYPDANLVVKVNTIEEKAALADINIRSFVHAQQETAELLVKQSIVEF
- a CDS encoding choice-of-anchor I family protein; its protein translation is MFKNNSYKVGVLALALSMALTGCVSDGDDGEQGLKGEQGAPGVVGVDGNDGKSLPRDLNVEVVGRFATGIYGKSAAEIVQFHKSSNAAFAINGASNQIEVISLTNLSTTAVGNPVADESLTSNAFIFPLNVSVTNSAGVEKDMSLGAVNSIAIKKDLLAIAVEGEIKQAHGAILFYSLNELGEGTFIKAVEVGALPDMVTFTPDGSKALVANEGEPNTDYTNDPEGSISVISVVDLMPANVAKTINLSTDIVFSDDNLVPEDFDTDAKRLAILSKAGVKFAGPAGNTVAKDLEPEYITTSSNSKMAYVSLQENNAIGIINLEELTIEVKALGYKDWGKYQLDFSNKDEVPEFKSIQGLYGMYQPDTLASYTWNDTTFIVSANEGDARDYDGFSEEVRVKDIIDTDELNQTLSSELQSQYDVSGGKNYLGRLKVTTALGDEDQNGEFEKLFAYGARSFSIWDKNANLVFDSGDDFGKISAAIMGDNFNAAHTKNKGDNRSDDKGGEPEAIDVGEIAGRTYAFIAQERAGDLFVYDITNPFKTAFVTHYNNRDFTVDYEMDDDLADPCDSSEGMDCTKVNSAGDLGPESIKFVSAIDSPTSKPLLIIGNEVSGTVTVYQITEQ
- a CDS encoding DUF4810 domain-containing protein; the protein is MKLVLTLLIFTAFLSGCKSTPPMYMYENYSESFYALKKESGHESDAQWQSSLESIVQKSNAKAVRVPPGIYANLGYIQLKSNNYPKAIEFFEQEKSIYPESSRFMENLIKKAKVKG